A window from Lentimicrobiaceae bacterium encodes these proteins:
- a CDS encoding DUF262 domain-containing protein, which produces MNENELVLKSINQLMEYSFFIPSYQRGYRWTEKQVEELLEDIWAFAINPPKQEEGKMRPFYCLQPIVVKQKNGKTDEWEVIDGQQRLTTVFLILKNLESQIEKDQKNIKRVFYETREESEKFLTEIKEADSEKNIDFYHIAQANKAIQQWFKNKANNTEFATPKAKFAPTFLTDTKVIWYVINDGSDSYDIFTRLNIGKIQLTNAELIKALFLKKWNNAEAVDKLRLKQLQIATEWDRIENTLQDNAFWYFIYNKPDSKNPQYANRIEYIFDLMKNKPDGEDEKYTFYKFYEDFEISKNKNKYKIPDTDALWLSVKKYFLTFEEWYKDRELYHLVGFLISINYRLQDILEPKKNNVKITITSKTDFKAFLKDEIRQKVKFDISSLNYGDDKIKTVLLLFNIQTILSNDKSNMRFPFNLYKNEDWDIEHVRSQTDKNITGNDRKEWAKDMLEYFSGFANETEQKQYIDNLQNTEVEIFRTISEKEESKNTLEDLYHVAYADKIEDERFSSVYNKIKSEFKEDNEPSKCAISNLALLDSATNRSYKNAFFPIKRKIILQNDKRGTFIPICTKNVFMKAYSKKFDEVMYWNKDDANDYLTEIKETLVDYLPKKQVSNDNE; this is translated from the coding sequence ATGAACGAGAACGAATTAGTTTTAAAATCGATAAACCAGTTAATGGAATACAGCTTTTTTATTCCCTCGTACCAGCGTGGCTATCGATGGACTGAAAAACAGGTAGAAGAATTATTAGAAGATATTTGGGCGTTTGCTATCAACCCACCAAAGCAGGAAGAAGGCAAAATGCGTCCTTTTTATTGCCTGCAGCCCATTGTGGTAAAACAGAAAAACGGCAAAACCGATGAATGGGAAGTTATTGATGGTCAACAACGCCTTACAACCGTTTTCCTAATATTGAAAAATCTCGAATCGCAAATCGAAAAAGACCAAAAAAATATAAAGCGGGTATTTTATGAAACAAGGGAAGAAAGCGAGAAATTCTTAACTGAAATTAAAGAAGCTGATTCTGAAAAGAACATTGATTTTTACCACATTGCACAGGCAAATAAAGCAATTCAGCAATGGTTTAAGAACAAAGCAAATAATACAGAGTTTGCCACGCCAAAAGCTAAGTTTGCCCCGACTTTTTTAACAGATACAAAAGTTATCTGGTATGTGATAAACGATGGCTCCGATTCCTACGATATTTTCACACGCTTAAACATCGGCAAGATTCAGTTAACCAATGCCGAACTGATAAAAGCCTTATTCCTGAAAAAATGGAACAATGCCGAAGCAGTGGATAAACTCAGGTTAAAACAACTGCAAATAGCTACCGAATGGGATAGAATTGAAAACACCCTGCAAGACAACGCATTTTGGTATTTCATTTACAACAAGCCTGATTCAAAGAATCCCCAATACGCTAATCGCATAGAATACATTTTCGACCTGATGAAAAACAAACCCGATGGAGAAGATGAAAAATATACCTTTTACAAATTTTACGAGGATTTTGAAATAAGCAAAAACAAGAACAAATACAAAATTCCTGACACCGATGCCCTGTGGTTAAGCGTAAAAAAATACTTCTTAACCTTTGAGGAATGGTACAAAGACAGGGAACTCTATCATTTAGTCGGTTTTCTGATTTCGATAAACTATAGGTTGCAGGACATACTTGAGCCCAAAAAGAACAATGTGAAAATCACCATCACATCCAAAACCGACTTCAAAGCATTCTTAAAAGATGAAATCAGGCAAAAGGTGAAATTCGATATCAGCAGCCTGAATTATGGCGATGATAAAATTAAAACCGTTCTGTTGCTTTTCAATATACAAACCATTCTTTCCAACGATAAATCGAATATGCGCTTCCCTTTCAATCTATACAAGAATGAAGATTGGGATATAGAGCATGTGCGTTCGCAAACCGACAAAAACATTACAGGCAACGACCGCAAAGAATGGGCAAAAGATATGCTCGAATATTTTAGCGGTTTTGCCAATGAAACGGAACAAAAACAATATATCGACAATTTGCAGAATACGGAAGTGGAAATTTTCAGAACTATATCAGAAAAAGAGGAAAGCAAAAATACTTTGGAAGACCTGTATCATGTTGCCTATGCCGATAAAATTGAAGATGAACGGTTTAGTTCGGTTTACAATAAAATAAAAAGCGAATTTAAAGAAGATAACGAACCAAGCAAATGTGCCATATCAAACTTAGCACTCTTGGATTCAGCCACCAACAGAAGTTATAAAAACGCATTCTTTCCAATAAAACGGAAAATAATTTTACAGAACGATAAGCGGGGAACTTTTATACCTATTTGCACAAAAAATGTATTTATGAAAGCTTACAGTAAAAAGTTTGATGAAGTAATGTACTGGAACAAAGATGATGCAAATGACTATTTAACGGAAATAAAAGAAACTCTTGTAGATTATTTACCCAAAAAACAAGTAAGCAATGACAATGAATAA